One Loxodonta africana isolate mLoxAfr1 chromosome 15, mLoxAfr1.hap2, whole genome shotgun sequence genomic window carries:
- the KCNJ1 gene encoding ATP-sensitive inward rectifier potassium channel 1 → MFKYLRKWFVTRFFGHTRQRARLVSKDGRCNIEFGNVEAQWRFIFFVDIWTTVLDLKWRYKMTFFISVFLGSWFLFGLLWYAVAYIHKDLPEFHPSVNHTPCVENINGLTSAFLFSLETQVTIGYGFRCVTEKCGPAIFLLIFQSILGVIINSFMCGAILAKISRPKKRAKTITFSKNAVISKRGGKLCLLIRVANLRKSLLIGSHIYGKLLKTTVTPEGETIILDQTNINFVVDAGNENLFFISPLTIYHIIDHNSPFFHMAAENLSQQDFELVVFLDGTVESTSATCQVRTSYVPEEVLWGYRFAPIVSKTKEGKYRVDFHNFSKTVEVETPHCAMCLYNEKDDRARMKRGYDNPNFILSEVNETDDTKM, encoded by the coding sequence ATGTTCAAATATCTTCGGAAATGGTTTGTCACTCGCTTCTTCGGGCATACCCGGCAGAGAGCAAGGCTGGTCTCCAAAGATGGAAGGTGCAACATAGAGTTTGGCAATGTGGAGGCACAATGGCGGTTTATATTCTTTGTGGATATATGGACAACTGTGCTTGACCTCAAATGGAGATACAAGATGACCTTTTTCATCTCTGTCTTCTTGGGGAGCTggttcctctttggtcttctgtGGTATGCAGTAGCCTACATTCACAAAGATCTCCCAGAGTTTCATCCTTCTGTCAATCATACACCATGTGTGGAGAACATAAATGGCTTGACTTcagcttttctcttttctctggaAACTCAAGTGACCATTGGATATGGATTCAGGTGTGTGACAGAAAAATGTGGTCCTGCCATTTTTCTACTTATTTTCCAGTCTATCCTTGGAGTCATTATCAATTCTTTCATGTGTGGTGCCATTTTAGCCAAGATCTCCAGACCCAAGAAACGTGCAAAGACCATTACCTTCAGCAAGAATGCAGTGATCAGCAAGCGGGGTGGGAAACTCTGTCTCCTAATCCGAGTGGCTAATCTTAGAAAGAGCCTCCTTATTGGCAGCCACATATATGGAAAGCTTCTGAAGACCACAGTCACTCCTGAGGGAGAGACTATTATTTTGGACCAGACCAATATCAATTTTGTGGTAGATGCTGGTAATGAAAATTTATTCTTCATCTCCCCACTGACTATTTACCATATCATTGATCACAACAGCCCTTTTTTCCACATGGCAGCAGAAAACCTTTCCCAGCAGGACTTTGAATTAGTGGTGTTTTTAGATGGAACAGTGGAATCAACCAGTGCTACCTGCCAGGTCCGGACATCCTATGTCCCAGAGGAGGTGCTTTGGGGCTACCGTTTTGCTCCCATAGTGTCCAAGACCAAGGAGGGGAAATACCGAGTAGACTTCCATAATTTTAGCAAGACAGTAGAAGTGGAGACCCCTCACTGTGCCATGTGCCTCTATAATGAGAAAGATGATAGAGCCAGGATGAAGAGAGGCTATGATAACCCCAACTTTATCTTGTCAGAAGTCAATGAAACAGATGACACCAAAATGTAA